The following coding sequences lie in one Candidatus Nitrospira allomarina genomic window:
- a CDS encoding 4a-hydroxytetrahydrobiopterin dehydratase, with protein MSLADNKCVPCRGGVPPLEPQKIQDLLGQLETGWVLNAQGHIEKTYTFDNFADALAFTNRVGNVAELEGHHPDIYLAWGKCKVEIWTHKIQGLTESDFYLAAKADRAFHLPAAY; from the coding sequence ATGAGTCTAGCAGATAACAAATGCGTACCTTGCCGTGGGGGCGTACCTCCGTTGGAACCTCAAAAAATCCAGGACCTCCTTGGTCAATTAGAAACGGGATGGGTGCTCAATGCTCAAGGTCATATTGAGAAAACCTATACTTTTGACAACTTTGCAGATGCCTTGGCATTTACTAATCGAGTAGGAAATGTGGCGGAACTTGAGGGTCACCATCCTGATATATATTTGGCCTGGGGAAAATGCAAGGTAGAAATCTGGACTCACAAGATTCAAGGCCTCACCGAAAGTGATTTTTATTTAGCCGCCAAAGCTGATCGCGCCTTTCACCTTCCTGCTGCCTATTGA
- a CDS encoding RiPP maturation radical SAM C-methyltransferase: MATSPILIHPVASEAKRTQTAASQGTIDFRTFGTKVALVTMPFSYSKFPSIQLGTLSSLLKAQGIGAQTYHFNLQFAHKIGVPLYEILCEKRGLFGEWLFSALLFRNNPKHREYPMVFKPIFEDTAREAGCSISHLEEIARSIAPQFLTWCLTSVNWSQFDVVGFTSTFDQNVASLSLAKLIKDVYPDVRIVFGGANFDGEMGLEHFRAFPWIDYVVIGEGEQAFPPLVQRILLDDETDIPPGVAFRCEGQINFTPQESLFTKFSETPPPDYDDYFAELQELAKQGSTGLNRILLYEGSRGCWWGEKHHCTFCGLNAQAMEFRAKNPAQVASELDYLSSRYDTTRFRLVDNIIDMKYVDGVFGQLAQEHVDLDVFMETKSNLNKRQIQTLAKGGVKCMQPGIESLSPAQLKEMDKGVSPLQNIECLKWSRYYNIDLSWNILLGFPQETDTDYQHQIELIPSLIHLQPPESTAKLWLERFSPYFKWPERYGICRTGPGLAYAYVYDERQVDLNKIAYDFEYTIDWKVDPHLYKELVRLVEEWKQRYHSSNRPFLFFAKALSYLTVYDGRGLTPTSERFEGPQAFILEFCNEQPKSVEQIRKALQSCSFPGSEEDIIVPITDILTTLQGKRLMHEERGRYFTLALPVNPHR; encoded by the coding sequence ATGGCCACCAGCCCGATTTTAATTCACCCGGTCGCTTCAGAAGCAAAACGAACCCAGACTGCGGCCTCTCAGGGCACCATCGATTTCCGAACTTTCGGTACGAAGGTCGCACTGGTAACCATGCCATTTAGTTATTCGAAATTTCCCTCGATCCAATTAGGGACCCTCTCGTCCTTACTAAAAGCGCAGGGGATTGGTGCCCAAACCTATCATTTCAATCTCCAATTCGCCCATAAAATCGGGGTACCGTTATATGAAATCTTATGCGAAAAACGTGGCCTATTTGGCGAATGGCTGTTCTCTGCACTCCTGTTTCGGAATAATCCGAAACACAGGGAATATCCTATGGTGTTCAAACCCATCTTCGAAGACACGGCTCGGGAAGCCGGCTGTTCAATCAGTCATTTAGAAGAAATTGCCCGGTCGATTGCTCCTCAATTTTTAACCTGGTGCCTGACATCAGTGAATTGGAGTCAATTCGACGTGGTGGGCTTCACCTCCACATTCGATCAAAATGTCGCCAGCCTGAGTCTGGCCAAATTGATCAAAGACGTCTATCCCGATGTTCGGATTGTTTTTGGGGGGGCAAATTTCGACGGAGAAATGGGGCTGGAACATTTTCGGGCATTTCCCTGGATTGATTACGTCGTGATCGGAGAAGGTGAACAAGCCTTTCCTCCATTGGTGCAACGCATCCTCCTGGATGATGAAACGGATATTCCTCCCGGAGTGGCCTTTCGATGTGAAGGACAGATCAACTTTACCCCCCAGGAATCCTTATTCACCAAGTTTTCAGAAACGCCCCCACCCGATTACGACGATTATTTTGCAGAGCTCCAGGAATTAGCCAAGCAGGGATCCACCGGATTGAACCGGATTCTGCTCTATGAAGGATCTCGCGGGTGCTGGTGGGGAGAAAAACATCATTGCACCTTTTGCGGATTAAATGCTCAAGCGATGGAATTCCGCGCAAAAAATCCTGCTCAGGTCGCCTCAGAATTGGACTATCTTTCCAGCCGCTATGACACCACCCGTTTTCGCTTGGTCGATAATATTATTGATATGAAATATGTGGACGGTGTCTTTGGGCAACTGGCCCAAGAACATGTGGACCTGGACGTGTTTATGGAGACGAAAAGCAATCTCAATAAACGCCAAATTCAGACACTGGCGAAGGGTGGGGTTAAATGCATGCAACCGGGCATCGAAAGCTTGAGTCCGGCGCAACTAAAGGAAATGGATAAGGGTGTCAGCCCACTACAAAACATTGAATGCTTAAAATGGAGCCGATATTACAATATTGACCTTTCCTGGAATATTTTATTGGGCTTTCCACAGGAAACAGATACCGATTACCAACACCAAATCGAGCTCATTCCCTCATTGATCCACCTGCAACCTCCAGAATCCACGGCCAAACTCTGGCTCGAACGGTTTAGTCCATATTTTAAATGGCCTGAACGCTATGGTATTTGCCGAACAGGACCGGGGTTAGCCTATGCCTATGTGTATGACGAACGGCAGGTTGATCTCAACAAAATCGCTTATGATTTTGAGTACACAATCGATTGGAAAGTCGATCCACATCTCTATAAGGAACTCGTCAGACTTGTGGAAGAGTGGAAACAGCGATATCACTCTTCTAATCGGCCCTTTCTCTTCTTTGCAAAAGCCTTGAGCTATCTGACCGTTTATGATGGGAGAGGCTTAACTCCGACGAGCGAACGATTTGAAGGACCACAGGCCTTCATCTTAGAATTTTGCAATGAGCAACCCAAGTCCGTCGAACAGATTCGTAAAGCCTTGCAGAGTTGCTCCTTTCCAGGATCGGAGGAAGACATTATCGTGCCCATTACCGATATCCTCACGACATTGCAGGGGAAAAGACTAATGCATGAGGAAAGGGGCCGGTATTTTACTCTGGCCCTGCCGGTCAATCCTCATCGTTGA